In Halobaculum rubrum, the following are encoded in one genomic region:
- a CDS encoding tyrosine-type recombinase/integrase, with protein MELHGKSRRTRAEYGRVLRRFESFLTEEGRGPADGASEAAAASHRDCMAFVHELRRDPDLAESTTATYAAYLHRFFAYMTQVGAFDANPMALVMEELDERIDTDPARREISVPRMRRFVGGIAHPLERALVVTLLKTGMRVGELCNLDRRDLTISRGPAGDNAGTRAQLDGRPDSLFVASEPSIGESYNGEERTASNKRKRGTVIPVDDELSETLVRWLAIRPDAVSPAEPLFVGTGSGWGERLTPEQVGRIVRTHAEDAGWYERGAGATENVTPHYFRHFFTTHLRDRTGDRGVVKYLRGDVGDDIIDTYTHNWGDNVRETYDEHIYSLLE; from the coding sequence ATGGAACTTCACGGGAAGAGTCGGCGGACGCGGGCGGAGTACGGCCGCGTGCTCCGACGGTTCGAGTCGTTCCTCACGGAGGAGGGTCGGGGACCGGCGGACGGCGCGAGCGAGGCGGCGGCGGCCTCCCACCGCGACTGCATGGCGTTCGTCCACGAACTGCGCCGCGATCCGGACCTTGCGGAGTCGACGACGGCGACGTACGCGGCGTACCTGCACCGCTTCTTCGCGTACATGACGCAGGTGGGGGCGTTCGACGCGAACCCGATGGCGCTGGTGATGGAGGAGCTCGACGAGCGGATCGACACCGACCCCGCTCGCCGGGAGATCTCCGTGCCGCGAATGCGGCGCTTCGTCGGCGGCATCGCCCACCCGTTGGAGCGGGCGCTGGTCGTCACGCTGCTGAAGACGGGGATGCGCGTCGGCGAACTGTGCAACCTCGACCGTCGAGATCTGACCATCTCACGGGGTCCCGCGGGGGACAACGCGGGGACGCGCGCCCAGTTGGACGGCCGACCGGACTCGCTGTTCGTCGCCAGCGAGCCGTCGATCGGCGAGTCGTACAACGGCGAGGAGCGGACCGCCTCGAACAAACGCAAGCGCGGAACGGTGATCCCGGTCGACGACGAGCTGTCGGAAACGCTCGTCCGGTGGCTCGCGATCCGCCCCGACGCCGTCTCGCCGGCCGAGCCCCTGTTCGTGGGCACCGGGAGCGGATGGGGCGAGCGCCTCACACCCGAACAAGTCGGCCGCATCGTCCGAACACACGCCGAGGACGCCGGCTGGTACGAGCGCGGGGCCGGGGCGACCGAGAACGTGACGCCCCACTACTTCCGGCACTTCTTCACGACCCACCTGCGGGACCGGACCGGCGACCGCGGCGTCGTGAAGTACCTCCGCGGCGACGTCGGCGACGACATCATCGACACCTACACCCACAACTGGGGCGACAACGTCCGGGAGACGTACGACGAACACATCTACTCGCTGTTGGAGTAG
- a CDS encoding DUF5805 domain-containing protein, giving the protein MSEADADTERVAVTARVPAYQKEAWVADAERLDMSQSEFLRTMVQAGRRDLGIADEFGPPAGVESRSAEDGDEPAPDSATVEGGSPPSNPGGNGLEDDLLGALSDGDAVSFDGLVEAVAGDIEARVDETMGDLQSRGRVRYSGRDGGYVLVDS; this is encoded by the coding sequence ATGAGCGAGGCGGACGCCGACACCGAACGAGTCGCCGTGACAGCGCGGGTGCCGGCATACCAAAAGGAGGCGTGGGTGGCCGACGCCGAACGGTTGGACATGTCCCAATCGGAGTTCCTCCGGACGATGGTGCAGGCCGGCCGCCGCGACCTCGGGATCGCCGACGAGTTCGGGCCGCCCGCGGGAGTCGAGTCGCGATCGGCCGAGGACGGCGATGAACCGGCACCCGATTCCGCAACCGTGGAGGGAGGTTCTCCCCCCTCGAACCCTGGGGGTAACGGCCTCGAAGACGACCTCCTCGGCGCCCTCTCGGACGGCGATGCCGTGTCGTTCGACGGACTCGTCGAGGCGGTCGCCGGCGACATCGAGGCACGCGTCGACGAGACGATGGGCGATCTCCAGTCGCGGGGGCGGGTTCGCTACAGCGGCCGCGACGGCGGCTACGTGTTGGTGGACTCGTGA
- a CDS encoding methyl-accepting chemotaxis protein, whose translation MSSQHADELASKSDIDEDIDVDIDQEIRDNVDRNDGFDVDAASEIQTSIGELQGSSVEIARQVDEIREQVAQQHEAMEQVGDEVGSLSAAVEQIAASSEQVAGASSDARELAASGAESAEEIADAMTAISSAADSVTDDVKAIQESVKQIDEVIEVINGITEQTNMLALNASIEAARVDDGGEGFGVVADEIKSLAEDSQEQAASIESMIDGIHTKTETAVESLEENNERIERGVTAVEEATETFEEIDEVVEEVDQGIDEVARATDEQAAGTEEVTTMVEEVIETTEETASGTAAIVEAVDDQTDEIDEIDDDIDRLVEEHVAAD comes from the coding sequence ATGTCGTCTCAACACGCCGACGAGTTGGCGTCGAAGAGCGATATCGACGAGGATATCGACGTCGACATCGACCAGGAGATCCGGGACAACGTCGACCGGAACGACGGGTTCGACGTGGACGCCGCAAGCGAGATCCAGACCTCCATCGGGGAGCTACAGGGGTCGTCAGTGGAGATCGCCCGACAGGTAGACGAGATCCGCGAGCAGGTGGCTCAGCAGCACGAAGCCATGGAACAGGTCGGCGACGAGGTCGGCAGCCTCAGCGCCGCCGTCGAGCAGATCGCCGCCTCCTCCGAACAGGTCGCCGGAGCCAGCTCCGACGCCCGCGAGCTCGCGGCGTCGGGGGCGGAGTCGGCCGAGGAGATCGCCGACGCGATGACGGCGATCAGCAGCGCGGCCGACAGCGTTACCGACGACGTGAAGGCCATTCAGGAGAGCGTCAAGCAGATCGACGAGGTGATCGAGGTGATCAACGGGATCACCGAACAGACGAACATGCTGGCGCTCAACGCGTCTATCGAGGCCGCACGCGTCGACGACGGCGGCGAGGGCTTCGGCGTGGTCGCCGACGAGATCAAATCGCTGGCCGAGGACTCACAGGAGCAGGCCGCGAGCATCGAGTCGATGATCGACGGGATCCACACGAAGACGGAGACCGCCGTCGAGAGCCTGGAGGAGAACAACGAGCGGATCGAGCGGGGCGTTACGGCCGTGGAGGAGGCCACGGAGACCTTCGAGGAGATCGACGAGGTGGTCGAGGAAGTCGATCAGGGGATCGACGAGGTCGCCCGCGCGACCGACGAGCAGGCCGCCGGCACCGAGGAAGTGACCACGATGGTCGAGGAGGTCATCGAGACGACCGAGGAAACGGCGTCCGGAACGGCGGCGATCGTCGAGGCGGTCGACGACCAGACGGACGAGATCGACGAGATCGACGACGACATCGATCGGCTGGTCGAGGAACACGTCGCCGCGGACTGA
- a CDS encoding ABC transporter ATP-binding protein: MSRNDEPTESETASEFNASRSVESTAGADSDVTADDPLVEVRNLKKYYDDDGFLGDDPVKAVDGVSFDIRRGETLGLVGESGCGKTTLGRTILGLEDATGGEVVSDGRNVARLTGKQLREWQRDAQMVFQDPEASLNDRMTVGEIVREPLDAHDWETASERRRRVFELLDLVGLNEEHYYRYPHQFSGGQRQRVGIARALALEPEFIVLDEPVSALDVSVQARVINLLEDLQEELGLTYLFIAHDLSVVRHIADRVAVMYLGDLVELGDTESVYTDPAHPYTLSLLSAIPGSHTGTDRDRVTLRGTPPSPRDPPSGCRFATRCPAKVRPEKFDHLSGTAWERLDALHTVFRERANAETGLTEQVRRRLGLTAAADDIDDVVADLFGWRPGDGETTEGDGPDEPLLSGDARTAVEDAVDAARRGNDGEATAILTGTFGSVCDERRPDRHVVDDDGRVSACVRHEDAYESPDAVMARRYDGD; this comes from the coding sequence GTGAGCCGCAACGACGAGCCGACGGAGTCGGAGACGGCGAGCGAGTTCAACGCGAGTCGATCTGTCGAGTCGACCGCCGGAGCCGACTCGGACGTCACGGCCGACGACCCCCTCGTCGAGGTCAGGAACCTGAAGAAGTACTACGACGACGACGGGTTCCTCGGCGACGATCCGGTCAAGGCGGTCGACGGCGTCTCATTCGACATCCGCCGCGGCGAGACGCTGGGACTCGTCGGCGAGTCCGGCTGCGGGAAGACGACGCTCGGCCGGACCATCCTCGGACTCGAGGACGCCACCGGCGGCGAGGTCGTCTCGGACGGGCGCAACGTGGCGCGCCTCACGGGGAAACAGCTCCGCGAGTGGCAGCGGGACGCCCAGATGGTGTTCCAGGACCCGGAGGCGAGCCTGAACGACCGTATGACGGTCGGCGAGATCGTCCGGGAGCCGCTGGACGCCCACGACTGGGAGACCGCCTCGGAACGCAGACGGCGGGTGTTCGAGCTGCTCGATCTCGTCGGACTCAACGAGGAGCACTACTACCGCTACCCGCACCAGTTCTCGGGCGGGCAGCGTCAGCGCGTCGGCATCGCCCGGGCGCTCGCGCTCGAACCCGAGTTCATCGTACTCGACGAACCGGTGTCCGCGCTCGACGTGAGCGTCCAGGCTCGGGTGATCAACCTTCTGGAGGATCTTCAGGAGGAGCTTGGACTCACGTACCTGTTCATCGCCCACGACCTCTCGGTCGTCCGCCACATCGCCGATCGGGTCGCAGTGATGTACCTCGGAGACCTCGTCGAGTTGGGTGACACCGAGTCGGTGTACACCGACCCGGCGCACCCGTACACGCTGTCACTGCTGTCGGCGATCCCGGGCAGCCACACCGGGACCGACCGCGATCGCGTGACGCTGCGCGGGACGCCCCCGTCGCCGCGGGACCCGCCGTCCGGCTGTCGCTTCGCGACGCGCTGCCCTGCGAAGGTCCGCCCCGAGAAGTTCGACCACCTCTCGGGAACCGCTTGGGAACGCCTCGACGCACTGCACACGGTGTTTCGCGAGCGTGCAAACGCCGAGACGGGACTGACGGAGCAAGTGCGGCGCCGCCTCGGACTGACGGCTGCCGCCGACGACATCGACGACGTGGTCGCCGACCTGTTCGGCTGGCGCCCCGGTGACGGGGAGACGACCGAGGGTGACGGTCCGGACGAGCCGCTCCTGTCGGGTGACGCACGCACGGCCGTGGAAGACGCCGTCGATGCCGCGCGCCGCGGGAACGACGGGGAGGCGACCGCGATCCTCACGGGGACGTTCGGTTCCGTCTGCGACGAGCGCCGCCCTGACCGTCACGTCGTCGACGACGACGGCCGGGTCAGCGCGTGCGTCCGACATGAGGACGCGTACGAGTCACCCGATGCCGTCATGGCTCGACGGTACGACGGCGACTGA
- a CDS encoding ABC transporter ATP-binding protein — protein sequence MAADDDAHAGEIVDEAAPADGGDALLEVEGLTTVFHTDKETIRAVDDVSFTVEEGETLGIVGESGSGKSVTARSVLGLIDSPGVIESGSIRFRGDELTDDNWDTHRGDISIVFQDPSNSLNPVYTVGNQIRETLRIHQGLRGQAAREEAVRLLESVGIPDARRRVTEYPHQFSGGMRQRAVIAVALACDPDLLVCDEPTTALDVTIQAQILELLDDLQGQEDLAIMFITHDMGVIEETADRVNVMYAGEIVESAPVAELFGSPKHPYTRGLLASIPGRTVSGDRLPTIGGEVPTPTSEPNDCRFADRCPEAFDACDRVHPEPVRVGPDHSAACLLHEEGYDHDLDAGDPRGERTPDGDAVADGGDRA from the coding sequence ATGGCGGCCGACGACGACGCGCACGCGGGAGAGATAGTCGATGAGGCTGCCCCGGCGGACGGCGGCGACGCGCTCCTCGAGGTCGAGGGGCTGACGACCGTCTTCCACACCGACAAGGAGACGATCCGCGCGGTCGACGACGTCTCCTTCACGGTCGAGGAGGGCGAAACGCTCGGGATCGTCGGCGAGTCCGGTTCGGGGAAGTCGGTCACGGCCCGCTCGGTCCTCGGGCTGATCGACTCCCCCGGCGTCATCGAGTCCGGCTCGATCCGGTTCCGCGGCGACGAACTGACCGACGACAACTGGGACACCCACCGGGGCGACATCTCGATCGTGTTTCAGGACCCGAGCAACTCGCTCAACCCGGTGTACACCGTCGGCAATCAGATCCGCGAGACCCTGCGGATCCACCAGGGGCTGCGTGGGCAGGCGGCCCGCGAGGAGGCCGTCCGACTGCTGGAGTCGGTCGGGATCCCGGACGCACGCCGCCGGGTCACCGAGTATCCCCACCAGTTCTCGGGGGGGATGCGCCAGCGGGCGGTCATCGCCGTCGCGCTCGCGTGTGACCCGGATCTGCTGGTGTGCGACGAGCCGACGACCGCGCTCGACGTGACGATCCAGGCGCAGATCCTGGAGTTGCTGGACGACCTACAAGGCCAAGAAGATCTCGCGATCATGTTCATCACCCACGACATGGGCGTCATCGAGGAGACCGCCGACCGCGTGAACGTCATGTACGCCGGCGAGATCGTGGAGTCGGCACCCGTCGCCGAACTGTTCGGCTCCCCGAAACACCCGTACACGCGGGGGCTCCTGGCGTCGATTCCCGGCCGAACGGTGTCGGGCGACCGTCTGCCGACGATCGGCGGCGAGGTCCCGACGCCGACGAGTGAACCGAACGACTGTCGGTTCGCCGACCGCTGTCCGGAGGCGTTCGACGCCTGCGACAGGGTGCACCCGGAGCCGGTCCGGGTCGGCCCCGACCACTCCGCGGCGTGTCTGCTCCACGAGGAGGGCTACGATCACGATCTCGACGCCGGCGATCCCCGGGGGGAAAGAACCCCCGACGGCGACGCCGTCGCCGACGGCGGTGATCGCGCGTGA
- a CDS encoding ABC transporter permease: MATPTRTYTDSEAEPLRDRITANPRPAAVWVGVAAVLFALQAGAVAQFLSALLADAASALPGVAVPATVLALERAAEGVPTLLSRETIPNQGYYDGSGYVGTFLGLSPDLAWLLRAALIYAYSFAALAWVWVGYERYRTYYRIADWTPRDDVVDRFRSHKWGLFGVAVVVMFFVMVLFAPALGPTTTAANLEDPYGHEVTYWADGGTQTVTVGQANLGSQSQGTPQENVGPMQYDDYGRIHPFGTLPSGKDLFTFIAHGSRISLVIGLVSVGLSVSVAIVLALLSAYYRGKVDLGAVLVSDAVLGMPQLLLLIMLSVILSGTWIGKIYSGAFVLALIFAGTGWPAMWRSFRGPALQVSNREWVDAAKSFGQTPTAIMRKHMLPYITGYVLVYGSMTLGGAIIAIAGLSFLGLGVNPPTPEWGRAVNAGQDYVTTASWHISLIPGILITLVVTGFNALGDGIRDAIDPESDAEDQGAASGRGGGA; encoded by the coding sequence ATGGCGACACCTACCAGAACCTACACCGACAGCGAGGCTGAACCGCTTCGAGACCGGATCACCGCGAACCCCCGCCCTGCGGCGGTCTGGGTGGGGGTCGCGGCCGTACTGTTCGCCCTCCAGGCCGGCGCGGTCGCGCAGTTCCTTTCGGCGCTGCTGGCGGACGCCGCGTCCGCGCTGCCCGGCGTCGCCGTCCCCGCTACGGTGCTCGCGCTCGAACGGGCGGCCGAGGGCGTTCCGACGCTCCTCTCACGCGAGACGATTCCGAATCAGGGATACTACGACGGGAGCGGCTACGTCGGGACGTTCCTCGGCCTGTCGCCGGACCTGGCGTGGCTGCTCCGGGCGGCGCTCATCTACGCGTACTCGTTCGCGGCGTTGGCGTGGGTGTGGGTCGGCTACGAGCGGTATCGAACCTATTACCGGATCGCCGACTGGACGCCGCGCGACGACGTCGTCGACCGGTTCCGGAGTCACAAGTGGGGGCTGTTCGGCGTCGCCGTCGTCGTGATGTTCTTCGTGATGGTCCTGTTCGCGCCGGCGCTCGGTCCCACGACGACGGCCGCGAACCTCGAAGACCCCTATGGACACGAGGTCACCTATTGGGCCGACGGCGGAACCCAGACCGTGACGGTCGGACAGGCGAACCTGGGGTCGCAGTCGCAAGGGACGCCACAGGAGAACGTCGGTCCGATGCAGTACGACGACTACGGCCGGATCCATCCGTTCGGGACGCTCCCGAGCGGCAAGGACTTGTTCACGTTCATCGCCCACGGGTCGCGGATCTCGCTCGTGATCGGGCTCGTCTCGGTCGGGCTCTCCGTGTCGGTCGCGATCGTCCTCGCGCTCCTGTCGGCGTACTACCGCGGAAAAGTCGATCTCGGGGCGGTGCTCGTCTCGGACGCGGTCCTGGGGATGCCGCAGTTGCTCCTGCTCATCATGCTCTCGGTGATCCTCTCTGGAACGTGGATCGGGAAGATATACTCGGGGGCGTTCGTGCTCGCGTTGATCTTCGCGGGCACCGGCTGGCCGGCGATGTGGCGCTCGTTCCGCGGCCCGGCGCTGCAGGTGTCGAACCGGGAGTGGGTCGACGCCGCGAAGTCGTTCGGACAGACGCCCACGGCGATCATGCGAAAACACATGCTCCCGTACATCACCGGCTACGTGCTCGTGTACGGGTCGATGACGCTCGGCGGCGCGATCATCGCCATCGCCGGCCTGTCGTTCCTCGGGTTGGGTGTCAACCCGCCCACCCCCGAGTGGGGACGGGCGGTCAACGCCGGACAGGACTACGTGACGACCGCCTCCTGGCACATCTCGCTCATCCCGGGGATCCTGATCACGCTCGTCGTGACCGGGTTCAACGCTCTCGGCGACGGGATCCGCGACGCGATCGATCCCGAGTCCGACGCCGAAGACCAGGGCGCCGCCAGTGGTCGCGGAGGTGGTGCCTGA
- a CDS encoding ABC transporter permease translates to MNRLKYIVKRVLMSVPVLWLGTSMTWFIIYQGPVDPAANLLSGNERLTEAKYEAARTELGLDQPPLQHYVDWMWNLFTLDLGQTWLVYTGSNVGALVLDFLPRTVWLGFWSVLIAICIGVPLGFYAGIRSNTVADYIASVSGIVWRAMPNFWLAVILLALLVGSESLFGFDWDTFLITLPSGVTGNPGLSYMAGDPLALFTQPRETLAAIKKILPAALVLGSASMGNEMRIGRTAVLETKNEQYVDFARARGIPGRAIVWKHVFRNALVPLVPVITTEAFLLIGGSVLVEQVFGINGMGKLFFDAAIQGDLPLVGSLMFVFIVLMLTINIAQDILYTLIDPRVGYEGT, encoded by the coding sequence ATGAACCGGCTGAAATACATCGTCAAGCGCGTTCTCATGTCCGTCCCGGTCCTGTGGTTGGGAACCAGTATGACCTGGTTCATCATCTACCAGGGTCCCGTGGACCCGGCCGCCAACCTCCTGAGCGGAAACGAGCGACTCACGGAGGCGAAATACGAGGCGGCCCGGACCGAACTCGGCCTCGATCAACCCCCGTTACAGCACTACGTCGACTGGATGTGGAACCTGTTCACGCTCGATCTCGGACAGACGTGGCTGGTGTACACCGGCTCCAACGTCGGCGCGTTGGTGCTGGATTTCCTCCCGCGCACCGTCTGGCTCGGCTTCTGGTCGGTGCTCATCGCCATCTGCATCGGCGTGCCGTTGGGCTTCTACGCCGGGATCCGGTCGAACACGGTCGCCGACTACATCGCCTCCGTCTCGGGGATCGTCTGGCGCGCGATGCCGAACTTCTGGCTCGCGGTGATCCTCCTCGCGCTGCTGGTCGGGTCGGAGTCGCTGTTCGGCTTCGACTGGGACACGTTCCTGATCACCCTCCCGTCCGGCGTAACCGGCAACCCCGGCCTGTCGTACATGGCCGGCGACCCCCTCGCCCTCTTCACGCAGCCGCGGGAGACGCTCGCGGCGATCAAGAAGATCCTCCCGGCCGCGCTCGTGTTGGGGTCGGCGTCGATGGGCAACGAGATGCGTATCGGACGGACGGCGGTTCTGGAGACGAAAAACGAGCAGTACGTCGACTTCGCTCGCGCACGTGGGATCCCCGGACGGGCGATCGTCTGGAAGCACGTGTTCCGCAACGCGCTCGTCCCGCTGGTTCCCGTGATCACCACCGAGGCGTTCCTCCTCATCGGCGGGAGCGTGCTCGTCGAGCAGGTGTTCGGTATCAACGGGATGGGGAAGCTGTTCTTCGACGCCGCGATCCAGGGCGACCTGCCGCTCGTGGGATCGCTGATGTTCGTGTTTATCGTGCTCATGCTCACGATCAACATCGCACAGGACATCCTCTACACGCTGATCGACCCGCGTGTCGGATACGAGGGGACCTGA
- a CDS encoding ABC transporter substrate-binding protein, translating to MSEDTTRRRFLTAAGSGVAAALAGCSGNQPDEQSTEADTDTPASTSTATSTPEAEREYTGGTLQLASNGPVQTLDPINAKGSGAGYNQYNGTLMTFENGDLPPVAGLATDYEVSDDGLTYTFQLREGVQFHNGDELTAQDFVYSWERLAGAEETRNADDIVGDTFAIAHEKQGDKDGVSAYIPGTLAVEAVDDYTFEFTMATPFTGTMSQIASGTFAPIPEGSVAYPKDYEDHEGVDGLMWEGEYEYNEYFSTSGDGPYFAGTGPFQIDAWSKGDQIRLSAFEDYYGEGPYIDEIVYTVIGNQQTRFSRFKNGNLDILLEGMPTAAFNSDRRSIDRNRGTYRTGTYELDNGNTANYGEAPTLSTDYLVFNAARTPKPVRKAIAYLINQDRISQDVYKGLQPAAYHLTPPGAFMAREGENPGENYNKHYQDGHRNRMDQFSDGYPYGVGEARIGEAQRVMEEAGYGEDNRAEIEFTVFSGDGAWESIAQTLRDKATAAYIDINIVKADFGTIIGQALDGAMDMFSLGDGMEWPESDNFLRFIPPYDSASGMFTRWTYQVVAEGVDLGGDDGDTVRSNVYAELDGDFPEDHVKVDTENNRVRVAIEDVTPDELESALDAAGYSHDGAESTQAPFDPLMPESDREWDTYLDNRGPSDEAVRARDEVYYFQEEVNWAAVQELPLVHSVSQRLWQNRVNVRMAGTMENQTFNTLTLEDQDGN from the coding sequence ATGTCCGAGGACACCACTCGGCGGCGTTTTCTCACCGCGGCAGGCTCGGGCGTGGCGGCGGCGCTCGCGGGCTGCTCCGGGAACCAACCGGACGAACAGTCGACGGAAGCCGACACCGACACGCCGGCGTCGACCTCGACGGCAACGTCGACGCCGGAGGCGGAGCGGGAGTACACCGGCGGGACGCTCCAGTTGGCCTCCAACGGTCCGGTCCAGACGCTCGACCCGATAAACGCCAAGGGGTCGGGCGCGGGCTATAACCAGTACAACGGCACGCTCATGACGTTCGAGAACGGCGACCTCCCGCCGGTCGCCGGGCTCGCGACGGACTACGAGGTGTCAGACGACGGGCTCACCTACACCTTCCAGCTTCGGGAGGGGGTCCAGTTCCACAACGGCGACGAGCTGACGGCACAGGACTTCGTGTACTCGTGGGAGCGGCTCGCGGGCGCAGAGGAGACCCGGAACGCCGACGACATCGTCGGCGACACCTTCGCCATCGCCCACGAGAAACAGGGCGACAAGGACGGCGTCTCGGCGTACATCCCCGGTACGCTCGCCGTCGAGGCGGTGGACGACTACACCTTCGAGTTCACGATGGCGACCCCGTTCACGGGCACGATGTCGCAGATCGCCAGCGGCACGTTCGCCCCGATCCCCGAGGGCTCGGTCGCGTACCCGAAGGATTACGAGGACCACGAGGGCGTCGACGGCCTCATGTGGGAGGGCGAGTACGAGTACAACGAGTACTTCTCCACGTCGGGTGACGGCCCCTACTTCGCGGGCACTGGGCCGTTTCAGATCGACGCCTGGAGCAAGGGCGACCAGATCCGCCTGTCGGCGTTCGAGGACTACTACGGCGAGGGTCCCTATATCGATGAGATCGTGTACACCGTGATCGGGAACCAGCAGACGCGGTTCTCCCGGTTCAAGAACGGAAACCTCGACATCCTTCTGGAGGGAATGCCGACCGCGGCGTTCAACTCGGACCGCCGGTCCATCGACCGTAACCGCGGCACCTACCGGACGGGCACCTACGAACTCGACAACGGGAACACCGCCAACTACGGGGAAGCTCCGACGCTGTCGACGGATTACCTCGTGTTCAACGCCGCGCGGACCCCGAAGCCGGTCCGCAAGGCGATCGCCTACCTGATCAACCAGGATCGTATCTCCCAAGACGTGTACAAGGGGCTCCAGCCCGCGGCATACCACCTCACACCGCCGGGCGCGTTCATGGCCCGGGAGGGCGAGAACCCCGGCGAGAACTACAACAAGCACTACCAGGACGGGCACCGCAACCGGATGGATCAGTTCTCGGACGGCTACCCGTACGGCGTCGGCGAGGCCCGCATCGGCGAGGCACAGCGCGTCATGGAGGAGGCCGGCTACGGTGAGGACAACCGCGCGGAGATCGAGTTCACGGTGTTCTCCGGCGACGGCGCCTGGGAATCGATCGCCCAGACGCTGCGCGACAAGGCGACGGCCGCCTACATCGACATCAACATCGTCAAGGCCGACTTCGGGACGATCATCGGGCAGGCCCTCGACGGGGCGATGGACATGTTCTCGCTGGGCGACGGGATGGAGTGGCCGGAGTCGGACAACTTCCTCCGGTTCATCCCGCCGTACGACAGCGCCAGCGGGATGTTCACCCGGTGGACGTACCAGGTCGTCGCCGAGGGGGTCGACCTCGGCGGCGACGACGGAGACACCGTCCGTTCGAACGTCTACGCGGAGCTCGACGGCGACTTCCCCGAGGACCACGTGAAGGTCGACACCGAGAACAACCGGGTTCGCGTCGCCATCGAGGACGTCACTCCCGACGAGCTGGAGTCGGCGCTCGACGCCGCGGGGTACAGCCACGACGGGGCAGAGTCCACGCAGGCACCGTTCGACCCGCTGATGCCGGAGTCGGACCGCGAGTGGGACACGTACCTCGACAACCGCGGACCGAGCGACGAGGCGGTCCGCGCACGCGACGAGGTCTACTACTTCCAGGAGGAGGTCAACTGGGCCGCCGTCCAGGAGCTCCCGCTCGTCCACTCCGTCTCCCAGCGCCTCTGGCAGAACCGGGTGAACGTCCGAATGGCCGGGACGATGGAGAACCAGACGTTCAACACCCTCACGCTCGAGGACCAGGACGGCAACTGA
- a CDS encoding metallophosphoesterase family protein, whose protein sequence is MGTPLDRSGSPEGSLMASLDQPSTDERTRVAVIADPHLSTEETGTSKLFDRTEEHVATAVADIAGRDVDATLCVGDITKDGEPWNFDRFDELATDLDAPFYSIPGNHDVPKEGYDHENLPMAEFEARYTPDGQGFPFHVEVGGIDVIGVNTAGTEEWLYNSHAGTVPDGQLDELDAMLADADTPLVLAHHNLPAMSEQVHEHRELAEPDMFVPPEMDDPEPFVETLERHNAPLLLTGHLHMPSAALQGSVRELMMPTTCSFPQGYCLVEVGPEGTDVRFVPVTDFDGMVVGHRERSTDSVTARGLTGMAAARLAQFPLVEE, encoded by the coding sequence ATGGGTACACCGCTCGACAGGTCCGGCTCCCCCGAGGGCTCGCTGATGGCCTCGCTCGACCAGCCGTCCACCGACGAACGGACGCGCGTCGCCGTCATCGCCGACCCGCATCTCTCGACCGAGGAAACGGGCACCTCGAAGCTGTTCGACCGCACCGAGGAGCACGTCGCCACCGCCGTCGCGGATATCGCCGGCCGCGACGTGGACGCGACGCTGTGTGTCGGTGACATCACGAAGGACGGCGAGCCGTGGAACTTCGACCGGTTCGACGAGCTCGCGACGGACCTCGACGCCCCCTTCTACTCGATCCCCGGCAACCACGACGTGCCCAAGGAGGGGTACGACCACGAGAACCTCCCGATGGCCGAGTTCGAGGCGCGATACACGCCCGACGGTCAGGGCTTTCCGTTTCACGTCGAAGTCGGCGGGATCGACGTGATCGGCGTCAACACGGCGGGAACCGAGGAGTGGCTCTACAACTCGCACGCGGGGACCGTTCCCGACGGCCAACTCGACGAGTTGGACGCGATGCTTGCGGACGCCGACACGCCGCTCGTGCTCGCACACCACAACCTCCCCGCCATGTCCGAGCAGGTGCACGAGCACCGCGAATTGGCCGAGCCGGACATGTTCGTCCCCCCGGAGATGGACGACCCGGAGCCGTTCGTCGAGACGCTCGAACGCCACAACGCGCCGCTGTTGCTCACCGGGCACCTGCACATGCCCTCGGCCGCTCTCCAGGGGTCCGTCCGGGAGTTGATGATGCCGACGACGTGCTCGTTCCCGCAGGGGTACTGTCTGGTCGAGGTCGGCCCCGAAGGAACCGATGTGCGGTTCGTTCCGGTCACCGACTTCGATGGAATGGTCGTCGGCCACCGCGAGCGGTCGACGGACTCGGTGACCGCGCGGGGGCTGACCGGCATGGCGGCCGCCCGCCTCGCACAGTTCCCGCTGGTCGAGGAGTGA